The Calothrix sp. PCC 7507 DNA segment TGGGGCAGGAGTCAGGAGTCAGGAGTCAAAAGTCAAGAGTCAGGAGTCAAAAGTCAAGAGTCAGGAGTCAAGAGTCAAGAGTCAAAGGTGTCATTAATTATCTCCCCAATACCCATTCTTTATTGCCTAATCCCCAGTCCCTAATCCCCAGTCCCTAATCCCCCAGTCCCTAATTAACTGCTGGTTGCTGAGTGTTCAAAGCGGCTAAGGCTTCTTGCACGCGTTGATTGCGAATTTCGCCGGCGTGGGTGATGGTAGCCGCATCGACGATATCGTCACTAAAGTTCACTTGCAAAGCTTTATCTTTATCAATCAGTAGTTGCATCAAGGATGTGACGTTCTTGGCATATAACTGACTGGCGTGGACTGGCATCGATGATGGCAGATTGATCGGCCCGATAATTGTCACACCGTTCCAGACAATATCTTTACCGGGATCGGTGCAGGCACAGTTACCACCCTGTTCGGCGGCTAAATCTACAATCACTGAACCAGGTTTCATTTGAGCCACCATTTCCTCGGTGACTAGGCGTGGTGCTTTTCTACCGGGAACTTGGGCGGTGGTAATTACCACGTCGGCATTTTTGACGTGTTCGGCGACAACTTCTTGGGTGCGTTGTTTGCTAGCTTCGGAGATTTCTTTGGCGTAACCACCTGCGGCGGTGGTTTCTTCTTCGAGTTTAACTTCGACGAATTTCGCCCCTAAGCTTTGGACTTCTTCTTTAACAGCAGGACGGATATCAAAGGCTTCTACCACTGCGCCTAGGCGTCTAGCGGTGGCGATCGCTTGCAATCCTGCCACACCTGCACCCATGATAAAGACTTTCGCGGGGGCGATCGTGCCTGCTGCTGTTGTCAGCATGGGGAAATATTTCGGTAATGCCGCAGCAGCAATCAATACTGCCTTATAACCTGCTAGCGACGCTTGAGAAGACAAAGCATCCATGCTTTGCGCCCTGGTGGAACGGGGGATCAATTCCATGCTGAGGGCAGTTACTTTGCGGTTTTTCAGTTGCTCTGCTACTAAAGGATTTCCCAGAGGATTGAGGAAGCTAATTAATACAGCCCCTTCTTTTAGCAACTCAATTTCTAAACGTCCATCTTCCCGTTCTTGAGGTGGGCTGA contains these protein-coding regions:
- a CDS encoding Re/Si-specific NAD(P)(+) transhydrogenase subunit alpha, with translation MRIAVAKEIEVCERRVALIPDIVARLVKQGLEVWVETGAGERSFFSDAAYEAAGAKIIADTATLWSGADILLKVSPPQEREDGRLEIELLKEGAVLISFLNPLGNPLVAEQLKNRKVTALSMELIPRSTRAQSMDALSSQASLAGYKAVLIAAAALPKYFPMLTTAAGTIAPAKVFIMGAGVAGLQAIATARRLGAVVEAFDIRPAVKEEVQSLGAKFVEVKLEEETTAAGGYAKEISEASKQRTQEVVAEHVKNADVVITTAQVPGRKAPRLVTEEMVAQMKPGSVIVDLAAEQGGNCACTDPGKDIVWNGVTIIGPINLPSSMPVHASQLYAKNVTSLMQLLIDKDKALQVNFSDDIVDAATITHAGEIRNQRVQEALAALNTQQPAVN